The Leptospirales bacterium genome has a window encoding:
- a CDS encoding DUF58 domain-containing protein yields the protein MNAMRRIWNSLRIAMDRIYPFTFAGSLLLLVAFYLSGSGFARNNLYAFVLGALALLLLAALAFDGRLQAFRLSRLEPVWESSGAIFARLDDISQAVHLGDARPHYFFRFHFRITGQLHVGRAASLPVDEEAASSRPGGLLMPLYFPLAGRAAVRGRLYIKDVFGLTRAGAGLPQEREFTVRPPLLPGKTAITLRNTASFESSRRSRQQDEEKYYMREYQAGDRLKDINWKASFRIQELITRISPRSPEESRLLHIEFRNFAAGDRDAPEQLMHLNYIKSWMFSFVQVLRRERPEYQFRIVTSDEVYLVESDADLDRMAHDLSALNFASRSRLNQAPTAAEKFIFTTPFDPSLEQALTPGALCHVFRTALPTGGRSKPREVRFLPLERWLGWPGTWIFRRNGAVSPARSPGRGTLLEEPLRTLLF from the coding sequence ATGAATGCAATGCGGAGGATCTGGAATAGCTTGCGCATCGCAATGGATCGCATCTATCCCTTTACCTTCGCCGGCTCTTTGCTCCTGCTGGTCGCCTTCTATCTGAGCGGCAGCGGATTTGCACGCAACAATCTCTACGCCTTTGTGCTGGGCGCGCTGGCGCTGCTGCTGCTGGCAGCGCTGGCCTTCGATGGCCGTCTGCAGGCCTTTCGTTTGAGTCGACTGGAGCCGGTCTGGGAATCCTCCGGCGCCATCTTTGCGCGCCTGGACGACATCAGCCAGGCCGTGCATCTTGGAGACGCGCGTCCGCATTACTTTTTTCGATTTCATTTTCGAATCACCGGTCAACTGCATGTTGGCCGCGCCGCTTCGCTGCCGGTGGATGAAGAAGCCGCCAGTTCGCGGCCCGGCGGATTGTTGATGCCGCTCTACTTCCCGCTGGCCGGACGCGCCGCGGTGCGCGGTCGGCTCTATATCAAGGACGTGTTCGGATTGACGCGCGCCGGCGCCGGCCTGCCGCAGGAGCGCGAATTTACGGTGCGTCCGCCCTTGCTTCCCGGCAAGACCGCCATTACCCTGCGCAATACCGCGTCCTTTGAGAGCAGTCGACGCTCGCGCCAGCAGGATGAAGAAAAGTACTACATGCGCGAATATCAGGCCGGCGACCGGCTCAAGGACATCAACTGGAAGGCCTCCTTTCGCATCCAGGAGCTGATCACGCGCATCAGCCCGCGCAGCCCCGAAGAGTCGCGTCTGTTGCACATCGAGTTTCGCAACTTCGCCGCCGGCGATCGCGACGCGCCCGAACAGTTGATGCATCTCAATTATATTAAGAGCTGGATGTTCAGTTTCGTTCAGGTGCTGCGTCGCGAGCGACCGGAGTACCAGTTCCGCATCGTAACCAGCGATGAGGTCTATCTGGTGGAGAGCGATGCCGATCTGGATCGCATGGCGCATGACCTTTCCGCCCTCAACTTTGCCAGCCGTTCCAGGTTGAATCAAGCGCCAACGGCGGCGGAAAAGTTCATCTTCACCACGCCCTTTGATCCCTCGCTGGAGCAGGCCCTGACGCCCGGCGCCCTCTGCCACGTATTTCGCACCGCATTGCCGACCGGCGGCCGCAGCAAGCCGCGCGAGGTGCGTTTTTTGCCGCTGGAGCGCTGGCTTGGCTGGCCGGGAACATGGATCTTTCGTCGCAATGGCGCCGTTTCGCCAGCGCGCTCGCCGGGACGCGGAACGCTGCTGGAGGAGCCGCTGCGTACGCTGTTGTTCTGA